The proteins below are encoded in one region of Effusibacillus dendaii:
- the hpaD gene encoding 3,4-dihydroxyphenylacetate 2,3-dioxygenase — MDFSIIRVARTVMNVTDLDRAREFYVDALGFIETESDDQHIYLRGLEEHCHHSLVLKKAEKTGVHAIGYKVQEEGQLESLEKLFQSKGLKTKWMENGSQRAIGKTLRVHDVSGIPLEFFTKMETVERMLQRYEMYKGARIQRIDHVNCQVPDVEKAYDFYVKELGFACSEYTETEDDKKWAAWLHRKQNVHDQAFMNGEGPRLHHIGFWLSDPLSIIHACDVLASLGYGSNIERGPGRHGLSNAFFLYLRDPDGNRIELYNGDYLTSDPDFKPIRWDINDPRRQTFWGHKAPDSWFEEATPFLDIETGEEVEIKNPTLKQRKPEFVI, encoded by the coding sequence ATGGATTTTTCTATTATCCGGGTCGCCAGAACGGTAATGAATGTTACCGACTTGGATCGTGCCAGGGAATTTTATGTAGATGCTTTAGGGTTTATTGAAACTGAGAGTGATGATCAGCACATCTACCTGCGGGGATTGGAAGAACACTGTCATCACAGCCTTGTATTAAAGAAAGCGGAAAAAACAGGTGTTCATGCGATCGGATATAAAGTTCAAGAAGAAGGACAGTTAGAAAGCCTGGAAAAGCTTTTTCAATCAAAAGGACTCAAAACGAAATGGATGGAAAACGGCTCGCAGAGGGCGATAGGGAAAACATTGCGAGTGCATGATGTTTCCGGAATCCCGTTGGAATTTTTCACAAAAATGGAAACTGTTGAAAGAATGCTTCAAAGATATGAAATGTACAAAGGGGCGAGAATTCAACGAATTGATCATGTAAACTGCCAGGTGCCTGATGTCGAAAAAGCATATGATTTTTATGTAAAGGAATTGGGGTTTGCTTGCTCTGAGTACACGGAAACTGAAGATGACAAAAAATGGGCCGCTTGGCTCCATCGGAAACAGAATGTACACGATCAAGCTTTTATGAATGGAGAGGGTCCGAGACTTCATCATATCGGTTTTTGGTTGTCCGATCCTTTAAGCATTATTCACGCTTGCGACGTGCTTGCCTCACTGGGATATGGAAGCAATATTGAGAGGGGGCCCGGTCGGCACGGACTTTCAAATGCATTTTTCCTTTACCTCAGAGATCCGGATGGCAATCGAATTGAACTCTATAACGGGGACTATCTGACAAGCGATCCTGATTTTAAGCCAATTCGCTGGGATATCAACGATCCGAGACGTCAAACATTCTGGGGGCACAAGGCGCCGGACAGTTGGTTTGAGGAAGCCACTCCGTTTTTGGATATTGAAACGGGAGAAGAAGTTGAAATCAAAAATCCAACGTTAAAACAAAGAAAACCTGAATTTGTCATATAA
- a CDS encoding ABC transporter ATP-binding protein: MLEVTGLHTYHGYLHAIKGISFTIRKGEILSIVGSNGAGKSTLMGTIAGIYTPKEGRILFEDEDISGLPTDKIVTKGICLVPERRQIFDSLSVKDNLLLGSYHRVKREKRQVQRDYDKILDLFPKLRTMPDRPGGLLSGGEQQMLAIGRGLMANPKLMMLDEPSLGLAPLIVKDIMAIFKHLKNEFGTTIILVEQNVKAALAIADYACVLERGEIVIRGPAKEVGDNPAVRNAYLGRSKEVS, from the coding sequence ATGCTTGAAGTTACCGGTTTGCATACGTATCATGGGTACCTGCATGCCATAAAAGGGATCAGTTTTACTATAAGAAAAGGGGAAATCTTATCCATCGTGGGTTCTAACGGAGCAGGAAAAAGTACGTTAATGGGAACCATTGCAGGGATCTACACGCCAAAAGAAGGCAGAATCCTGTTTGAAGACGAGGATATTTCCGGACTGCCGACCGACAAGATAGTAACGAAAGGGATATGCCTGGTTCCGGAACGCAGACAAATATTCGATTCTCTTAGTGTCAAAGACAATTTGCTATTGGGTTCTTACCACCGAGTGAAAAGAGAAAAAAGACAAGTGCAGCGGGATTACGATAAAATTCTGGATTTATTCCCGAAATTGAGAACCATGCCAGACCGACCCGGAGGATTGCTTAGCGGCGGAGAACAACAGATGCTTGCGATCGGCCGCGGGTTAATGGCCAATCCCAAATTGATGATGCTGGATGAGCCGTCACTGGGTTTGGCTCCGCTTATTGTAAAAGATATCATGGCGATTTTCAAGCATTTGAAAAACGAATTTGGAACCACCATTATTCTTGTTGAACAAAATGTAAAGGCGGCACTTGCAATTGCGGATTATGCTTGTGTACTGGAACGGGGAGAAATCGTGATCCGTGGACCCGCAAAAGAAGTGGGAGACAACCCGGCAGTTCGCAATGCCTACCTCGGTAGAAGCAAGGAAGTCTCATAA
- a CDS encoding Ppx/GppA family phosphatase, which yields MTTERIGIIDLGSNSCRFVIYDIYEDGAYHPIFEMKRNIRLAAHLDKEARISPDGLAKAIHCTKLFYRAGSMYGVTDWIAVATAAVRQAQNQTEFLAALKKETSVSFRVLQGEEEGRYGYLGVINTLDIQDALLFDIGGASMELMYIFNRRLLQVVSLPYGAVTLTAQFKEVPADLQGDQVYRFMQQQFLEIPWLTKLRNLPLVGLGGAARALAKLDRSKNDQLSKRIHGYQISLNSLRNMYQEIKSSPLKDRKKIKGLSRQRADILVAGFAAIQALADQISAQTIIVSRSGLREGIAFEYLLRENSEPIVASVLDYSLANFQKLFKINTNIATLVTNAALYLFDSLQQVHGLSEFERKLLQVTSQIESCGCYINTEKWTRHSAYLTLSSHLHGLQPSECEQIAGLLCGKNDPTLRKLSLLIRLAKLAILQSGIEIENLTCTVEENRVWIGKAPGMRSIVANSADADLGTEFKKVFGVRLEYMEL from the coding sequence ATGACGACAGAGAGAATCGGGATTATTGATTTAGGCTCCAACTCTTGTCGTTTCGTAATTTATGACATATACGAGGACGGCGCTTACCATCCGATTTTTGAGATGAAACGTAACATTCGTTTAGCCGCGCATTTGGATAAGGAGGCGCGGATCTCACCCGATGGATTGGCAAAAGCGATCCATTGTACAAAGTTATTTTATCGTGCCGGCAGCATGTACGGGGTTACCGATTGGATTGCCGTCGCGACGGCGGCAGTTCGGCAAGCGCAGAACCAGACAGAATTTCTTGCGGCTCTCAAAAAGGAAACAAGTGTTTCATTTCGTGTTCTTCAGGGTGAAGAGGAAGGGCGTTATGGCTATTTGGGCGTCATCAACACTCTGGATATTCAGGATGCGCTCCTGTTTGACATTGGCGGAGCCAGCATGGAACTGATGTACATTTTTAACCGTCGTTTGCTGCAGGTCGTCAGCCTGCCTTATGGTGCTGTTACCCTTACCGCACAGTTCAAGGAGGTTCCGGCTGATCTCCAGGGCGATCAAGTATATCGCTTCATGCAGCAACAATTTTTGGAAATTCCATGGCTTACAAAATTGCGCAATCTCCCCCTCGTCGGACTGGGTGGCGCAGCCCGGGCACTGGCAAAACTGGATCGGAGCAAGAACGATCAGTTATCCAAACGTATACACGGTTATCAAATCTCATTGAATTCCTTAAGAAATATGTATCAAGAAATAAAATCATCTCCACTCAAGGATCGAAAAAAAATCAAGGGACTATCCAGGCAACGGGCTGATATTCTGGTCGCAGGGTTTGCCGCAATCCAAGCGCTTGCAGACCAGATTTCCGCGCAAACCATCATTGTCAGCCGAAGCGGACTGCGGGAAGGAATTGCATTTGAGTATTTGCTGCGGGAAAATTCGGAACCGATAGTAGCATCCGTGTTGGATTACAGCTTGGCCAATTTTCAGAAACTGTTTAAGATCAACACCAACATCGCAACCCTGGTGACGAATGCGGCGCTATACTTATTTGATTCACTGCAGCAGGTTCATGGTCTGAGCGAATTCGAACGGAAGCTGCTTCAAGTGACTTCACAAATCGAAAGTTGCGGCTGCTATATCAATACGGAAAAATGGACAAGGCACTCTGCTTATCTGACGCTCTCCTCCCACTTGCACGGGCTGCAGCCTTCCGAATGCGAGCAGATCGCAGGCCTGCTCTGCGGAAAAAACGACCCCACACTTAGGAAATTATCACTGCTGATTCGCTTGGCCAAACTGGCCATTTTACAGTCAGGAATTGAGATCGAAAACTTAACATGCACCGTGGAAGAAAACCGTGTATGGATTGGAAAAGCACCGGGGATGAGAAGCATCGTAGCAAATTCGGCCGACGCGGATTTGGGAACGGAATTCAAAAAAGTTTTCGGCGTTAGGCTTGAGTATATGGAGCTCTGA
- the tmk gene encoding dTMP kinase — translation MAVDRRFFGHGIPGLENESLSGKLIVIEGSDYSGHSTQSALLKEWLEVKGHAVAEAGIKRSKLMRQAIEEAKEEHILGQTTLGLLYATDFADELENVIIPALRAGMIVVADRYVFTLMARQKVRGAQSDWLETLLGFALKPDFVVYLSVPAEELMHRCFYSYGQLSYWESGMDLALSSDMVDSFLMYQNRLLEQYDRLADQYQFDAVDGTQPIDDIHDHIKKKVKKLLKMA, via the coding sequence TTGGCTGTTGACAGACGATTTTTCGGGCACGGCATTCCTGGCCTAGAGAATGAATCACTGTCAGGAAAACTGATTGTAATCGAAGGGTCCGATTACTCCGGGCACTCCACGCAAAGCGCTCTGCTGAAAGAATGGTTGGAAGTCAAGGGTCACGCCGTGGCGGAGGCAGGAATCAAACGCTCGAAACTGATGCGGCAGGCGATTGAGGAAGCCAAAGAAGAGCATATTCTCGGACAAACTACTCTGGGCCTCCTATATGCGACCGATTTTGCGGATGAATTGGAGAACGTGATCATACCTGCTCTTCGCGCCGGGATGATTGTTGTCGCCGACCGTTACGTGTTTACCCTCATGGCTCGTCAAAAGGTTCGCGGCGCCCAGTCGGATTGGCTGGAAACATTGCTGGGATTTGCTCTGAAGCCGGATTTTGTAGTTTACTTGTCTGTGCCTGCCGAGGAATTAATGCACCGCTGCTTTTATTCTTACGGCCAGTTGTCTTATTGGGAGTCCGGAATGGATTTGGCTTTATCCAGCGATATGGTTGACAGCTTTCTCATGTACCAGAACCGGTTGTTGGAACAATATGACCGATTGGCAGATCAATATCAGTTCGATGCAGTTGACGGTACGCAGCCGATCGACGATATCCACGATCATATCAAAAAGAAAGTGAAGAAGTTGTTGAAGATGGCATGA
- a CDS encoding dTMP kinase, translating into MNHPGKLIIVEGTDGSGKSTQMYLLKKWLEAKGYPVFFTEWNSSDLVKNWTKKAKKQKMLTPTTFSLIHASDFFDRYEKLILPQLRAGYIVLADRYIYTAFARDAARGCDPEWVRNTYRMAVRPSLALYFRTPLDVAVNRILVGRPELKYHEAGMDLGVSQDPVQSFKIYQGRIKDQYDEMVETDGLTMIDATKSIEEQQSIVRDLVSGILEDYVPPASIRQIAKNTGKGGISLGC; encoded by the coding sequence GTGAATCACCCAGGAAAATTAATAATTGTCGAAGGAACGGACGGTTCCGGCAAAAGCACCCAGATGTATCTTTTGAAAAAATGGCTCGAAGCGAAAGGCTACCCTGTTTTTTTTACCGAATGGAACTCTTCCGATCTGGTCAAGAACTGGACGAAAAAAGCGAAAAAACAAAAGATGCTGACTCCCACCACATTCAGTTTGATTCATGCCAGCGATTTTTTCGACCGATATGAAAAATTGATTCTGCCTCAGTTGCGAGCCGGCTATATTGTTTTGGCTGATCGCTACATTTATACCGCATTTGCAAGAGATGCGGCTCGCGGGTGCGATCCTGAATGGGTGCGAAATACATATCGGATGGCCGTTCGCCCTTCTCTCGCCCTCTATTTTCGAACGCCGCTAGACGTAGCGGTGAACCGGATTTTAGTCGGCAGACCGGAATTAAAATATCATGAAGCGGGCATGGATCTTGGTGTAAGCCAGGATCCGGTCCAAAGTTTTAAAATTTACCAGGGCCGGATCAAAGATCAATACGATGAGATGGTGGAAACGGATGGACTTACCATGATTGACGCCACCAAATCGATCGAGGAACAACAGTCGATTGTCCGTGACCTGGTGTCCGGTATTCTGGAAGATTACGTGCCCCCTGCCTCAATTCGCCAAATCGCAAAAAATACAGGTAAAGGAGGGATTTCCCTTGGCTGTTGA
- a CDS encoding glucose 1-dehydrogenase has protein sequence MEFADKIVIVTGAGRGIGRGIAQMYAHQGAKVVIADRERKECQETERLIREAGKECMIQLVDVGRPDDILSLMRYTVETYGRIDILINNAGITKWKSPYELTVEEWDSLLHINLRGVFLCAREAAKYMREQGGGSIVNIASTRALMSEPNTEAYAASKGGILALTHALAISLGPDRIRVNSISPGWIETGDYSQLKEIDHKQHPAMRVGRPEDIARACLFLTSEENDFITGENLVIDGGMTRKMIYEP, from the coding sequence ATGGAATTTGCTGACAAGATCGTCATTGTTACAGGAGCAGGACGCGGCATTGGACGCGGGATTGCGCAGATGTACGCGCATCAAGGAGCAAAAGTCGTCATCGCGGATCGGGAAAGGAAGGAATGTCAAGAAACGGAACGATTGATTCGAGAAGCCGGGAAAGAGTGTATGATTCAGTTGGTCGATGTAGGGCGCCCGGACGATATACTGTCCTTGATGCGTTATACGGTAGAGACGTATGGCCGAATCGATATTTTGATCAATAATGCGGGGATTACAAAGTGGAAGTCTCCTTATGAGTTAACCGTAGAAGAATGGGATTCACTGCTGCATATTAATTTGCGCGGTGTTTTTCTGTGTGCCCGGGAGGCAGCTAAATATATGAGAGAACAAGGAGGGGGCTCGATCGTTAATATTGCCTCAACACGTGCCTTAATGTCAGAGCCTAATACAGAAGCGTATGCGGCTTCAAAAGGCGGGATACTGGCCCTGACTCATGCGTTGGCCATTTCTCTGGGTCCCGATCGTATTCGGGTGAATTCGATCAGCCCAGGATGGATTGAAACAGGCGATTACTCACAATTAAAGGAAATCGACCATAAGCAACACCCTGCCATGCGAGTCGGTAGACCTGAAGATATTGCCAGAGCATGCTTATTCCTTACATCTGAGGAGAACGATTTCATTACCGGTGAAAATCTGGTCATCGATGGCGGCATGACACGCAAGATGATTTATGAGCCTTAA
- a CDS encoding ABC transporter substrate-binding protein translates to MQIGALFPLSGAAALLGDESFRGVELAVKLRNKNGGVAGGKQVELVKTDAPDANAAQAEANRLITQKGLTLILGSYSSAISFAATEVTERNGVLFWEMGAISDPITERGYKYVFRTNPAASDFAKVQIQYIKEVVAPKLGKSPTDVRIGIVHEDSLYGTTVADFIRKMTNEEKMQLVTAQPYNMKSVDLSSVVLNVKQAKPDVLIAVSYLNDAILFWRQAKELGLDVPVFIGTGGGHTMSDLQKALGKDANGIIDVDFPQYEINKTYTPGLDQFVKLYKETYNEEPRSGHSLANFMGTNVLLDLIDKVGGIDPDKIKKVALDYKLEPGKSATGWGVDFDPVKGQNKLGKPYVHQWIDGKLVTVWPKGAAVQEAQLPMPKWSER, encoded by the coding sequence ATGCAGATCGGCGCTCTATTTCCTCTAAGCGGGGCAGCGGCTCTGCTCGGGGATGAAAGTTTTCGCGGCGTGGAACTGGCTGTAAAACTCAGAAACAAAAATGGTGGAGTCGCGGGTGGCAAGCAGGTGGAATTGGTGAAAACCGATGCGCCTGACGCAAACGCCGCACAGGCGGAAGCAAATCGACTGATTACCCAAAAGGGGCTTACTCTGATTCTCGGATCCTATTCCAGTGCGATTTCGTTTGCAGCCACTGAAGTTACGGAAAGAAACGGCGTGCTCTTTTGGGAAATGGGAGCGATCTCAGACCCGATCACCGAAAGAGGATATAAGTATGTATTCCGGACCAACCCGGCAGCCTCCGATTTTGCAAAAGTGCAAATTCAATATATCAAGGAAGTGGTAGCGCCAAAATTAGGCAAGAGTCCGACGGATGTTCGAATCGGCATTGTGCATGAAGATTCCCTTTATGGGACAACGGTAGCCGACTTCATACGGAAAATGACGAATGAAGAAAAGATGCAACTGGTTACTGCCCAGCCTTATAACATGAAATCGGTAGACCTGTCTTCCGTGGTGTTGAATGTAAAACAGGCAAAACCGGATGTGTTGATTGCGGTGTCTTATCTGAATGATGCGATTTTGTTCTGGCGTCAAGCGAAGGAATTGGGCCTGGATGTCCCCGTCTTTATCGGAACAGGCGGAGGCCATACGATGTCTGATTTACAAAAGGCGCTTGGCAAGGACGCCAACGGAATTATTGATGTAGACTTTCCACAGTATGAAATCAACAAAACCTACACGCCTGGGCTTGATCAGTTCGTAAAACTCTACAAGGAAACTTACAATGAAGAACCTCGCTCCGGCCACTCTTTGGCAAATTTTATGGGAACCAACGTACTGCTTGACTTGATTGATAAAGTAGGTGGAATCGATCCGGACAAAATCAAAAAGGTCGCTTTGGACTACAAATTGGAGCCCGGTAAATCGGCAACAGGTTGGGGCGTAGATTTTGATCCGGTGAAAGGCCAAAACAAACTTGGGAAACCGTATGTCCATCAGTGGATAGACGGAAAACTTGTAACCGTATGGCCGAAAGGGGCAGCCGTTCAAGAGGCGCAACTGCCAATGCCAAAATGGAGCGAGAGGTAG
- a CDS encoding branched-chain amino acid ABC transporter permease, which translates to MAQLMQVIISGILVGGIYALISMGLNLILGVVRIINSAHGEFLMISMYISFLFFATWGLDPYLSALIVVLLLFIFGCLVQRIMIQPILETSAAVKIFATLGLSIMMQNFALMIWNADYRTVHTAYQTSVIRLGEVAISVPRLIAFAVAILIAVCLFLFLKKTFIGKAIRAVAMERRAASLMGIHVRRIYLVAFGIGSALVGLAGSLLMPIYYVFPTVGTLFVLTTFVVVVLGGMGSMFGAFLGGILIGLVEALAGVFISPGLKEAVYFVIFILVLLFRPSGLFSLGKGSEEVGLK; encoded by the coding sequence GTGGCTCAGCTCATGCAGGTAATCATTTCGGGGATTCTTGTCGGCGGAATCTATGCCCTGATCAGTATGGGACTGAACTTGATCCTCGGTGTAGTGAGAATCATCAATTCTGCGCATGGTGAGTTTTTGATGATTTCGATGTATATCAGTTTTCTGTTTTTCGCTACATGGGGATTGGATCCTTATTTGTCAGCGCTGATTGTGGTTTTGTTGTTATTCATTTTTGGTTGTCTTGTGCAAAGAATCATGATCCAGCCGATCTTGGAAACTTCAGCTGCGGTAAAAATATTTGCCACTCTCGGGCTGTCGATTATGATGCAAAACTTTGCCCTGATGATTTGGAATGCGGATTATCGGACTGTTCACACCGCTTATCAAACATCAGTAATTCGGCTGGGCGAAGTGGCCATCAGCGTCCCGCGGTTGATTGCGTTTGCGGTTGCGATCCTGATCGCCGTTTGTTTGTTTCTCTTCCTGAAAAAAACGTTCATCGGGAAAGCGATCCGCGCTGTTGCTATGGAAAGAAGAGCCGCTTCTTTAATGGGAATTCACGTCCGCAGGATTTATCTGGTTGCCTTCGGCATCGGCTCGGCTTTGGTTGGATTGGCGGGATCGCTGCTGATGCCGATTTACTATGTATTTCCAACAGTAGGCACCTTGTTTGTCTTAACCACATTCGTTGTCGTGGTGCTCGGCGGAATGGGAAGCATGTTTGGAGCGTTTCTGGGGGGAATCCTGATTGGACTGGTGGAAGCATTGGCAGGCGTGTTTATTTCACCCGGACTTAAAGAAGCGGTTTACTTTGTGATTTTTATTTTGGTGCTGCTGTTCCGTCCTTCCGGGTTGTTCAGTTTGGGCAAGGGTTCCGAGGAGGTTGGTCTGAAGTGA
- a CDS encoding branched-chain amino acid ABC transporter permease, producing MKKLFTKRNILLLAVLTLLLLVPQFGVNKFYMHILILILFYAAVSGSWNILAGYAGQLSLGHAIFFGLGAYTSTLLLMKIY from the coding sequence GTGAAAAAGCTTTTCACAAAAAGGAACATTCTCCTGCTCGCAGTTCTTACTCTATTGTTGCTGGTTCCGCAGTTTGGCGTTAACAAATTTTATATGCACATTCTGATTCTGATCCTGTTTTATGCAGCAGTAAGCGGGTCCTGGAATATATTGGCCGGTTATGCCGGTCAATTGTCATTGGGGCATGCGATATTCTTCGGTCTTGGCGCTTACACCTCGACGTTATTGCTGATGAAAATTTATTGA
- a CDS encoding ABC transporter ATP-binding protein, which yields MILQIKNLTKRFGGLTAVNNVSFDVEAKEIVGIIGPNGAGKTTLFNLISGALPVTSGSVLFKNEDITNQKPNRICQKGIGRTFQVVKPFGNISVLENVVIGAYNRLPKTKEAKQYAQYVLEKVDLIHRQDVMAKSLTISDKKRLEVAKALATRPTLLLLDEVMAGLNPGEINDIIPLIRNLADEGITLIVIEHIMQVIMQLSNKVIVIHHGEKIAEGSPQEVTSNPKVIEAYLGEEMALA from the coding sequence TTGATTCTGCAAATTAAAAATCTTACCAAGCGGTTTGGCGGACTTACTGCCGTAAACAACGTGAGTTTTGATGTCGAAGCAAAAGAAATTGTGGGAATCATCGGGCCAAACGGCGCAGGAAAAACCACGTTGTTCAATCTGATCTCAGGCGCCCTTCCCGTAACATCAGGTTCCGTGTTGTTTAAAAACGAGGACATCACAAACCAAAAACCGAATCGGATCTGTCAAAAAGGAATCGGCAGAACGTTTCAGGTTGTGAAACCGTTTGGAAATATCAGCGTTTTGGAAAATGTGGTGATTGGCGCTTACAATCGACTCCCGAAAACGAAGGAAGCGAAACAGTACGCGCAATATGTATTGGAAAAAGTGGATTTGATCCACAGACAGGATGTTATGGCGAAAAGCTTGACTATATCAGACAAAAAAAGGCTGGAAGTGGCAAAAGCATTGGCCACCCGGCCGACCTTGCTGCTGCTGGATGAGGTAATGGCAGGGTTAAATCCTGGTGAGATCAATGACATTATTCCTTTAATCCGTAACCTGGCTGATGAGGGCATTACGTTGATCGTGATTGAACACATCATGCAGGTGATTATGCAATTGTCAAACAAGGTGATTGTAATTCATCATGGTGAGAAAATTGCGGAGGGAAGTCCGCAGGAAGTCACCAGCAATCCGAAAGTGATCGAGGCCTATCTGGGGGAGGAGATGGCGCTTGCTTAA
- a CDS encoding ATP-binding cassette domain-containing protein, translated as MLKLEDINLFYGEVQALWNVSLEVEDGETIALLGANAAGKSTTINAISGLEKISSGRILYQGEEIHEKSPHEIVRLGIIQVPEGRKLFSFMTVEENLELGAYSERARKDFKKKFGDGV; from the coding sequence TTGCTTAAGCTGGAAGATATCAATCTATTCTATGGGGAAGTGCAGGCATTGTGGAATGTCAGCCTGGAAGTGGAGGATGGAGAAACGATCGCGCTTCTCGGTGCAAACGCAGCCGGGAAATCCACTACCATTAATGCGATCTCCGGGCTTGAGAAAATATCTTCCGGCCGAATCCTTTATCAAGGGGAAGAGATACACGAAAAAAGCCCGCATGAGATTGTACGGTTGGGAATTATTCAGGTTCCAGAGGGAAGAAAACTGTTCTCGTTCATGACGGTTGAGGAAAATCTGGAACTGGGCGCCTATTCGGAAAGGGCCAGAAAGGATTTTAAAAAAAAATTTGGAGATGGTGTATGA
- a CDS encoding zinc-binding dehydrogenase, translating into MVYELFPILKERRKQLAGSMSGGQQQMCAIARGLMGSPKILMIDDLSSPIAALVEPLSIANHAAEAVGKVKPGDKVWVQGCGIIGFFVGVVCRFAGAEVTIAGLPKDKEARLRHASSFGMKPFIMGESDNTTEKVDLLFECSGSPGGIRDGLERLKKGGRAVMVALYEHDITLPLTKAVRNEWELLTSYGCQPSDYVRSFSILKQLKSQLQNVVSVYPIAMARQAFDDALQQKVLKPILNVKG; encoded by the coding sequence ATGGTGTATGAACTGTTCCCGATTCTGAAAGAAAGAAGAAAACAACTCGCTGGTTCGATGAGCGGCGGTCAGCAGCAAATGTGTGCAATTGCCAGGGGATTGATGGGAAGTCCGAAAATCTTGATGATCGATGATTTGTCCAGTCCCATTGCAGCATTGGTGGAACCTTTGTCGATTGCAAATCATGCGGCAGAAGCAGTAGGAAAAGTAAAACCCGGTGATAAGGTCTGGGTGCAGGGGTGTGGAATCATTGGCTTTTTTGTCGGAGTGGTTTGTCGGTTTGCCGGGGCCGAAGTTACAATAGCCGGCCTGCCGAAAGATAAGGAAGCCCGTTTGCGGCATGCTTCTTCCTTTGGGATGAAACCGTTTATAATGGGAGAATCCGATAATACGACTGAAAAGGTGGATCTCCTGTTTGAATGCTCCGGCTCGCCTGGCGGAATCCGCGACGGTCTCGAACGGCTCAAAAAAGGCGGCAGGGCTGTCATGGTGGCCTTGTATGAACATGACATCACTCTTCCCTTAACGAAGGCGGTACGAAATGAATGGGAGTTGCTCACCAGCTATGGTTGCCAACCCAGTGATTACGTCCGCTCGTTTTCGATCCTGAAGCAACTGAAATCCCAACTGCAAAACGTCGTATCTGTCTATCCCATTGCCATGGCACGGCAAGCATTTGATGATGCTTTACAGCAAAAAGTGTTAAAACCGATTTTAAATGTAAAGGGATAA
- a CDS encoding MIP/aquaporin family protein codes for MNGLKGELTAEFIGSFILIFVGAGCVAGFVLNGAQYGMWEISIVWGLGISMALYLTAAISGAHINPAVTIALAVYREFPLGKVLPYIMAQIAGTFTAAAVVYGLYRNGFLQYEATKGIVRGSAESQVTASIFSTYPAPYLSVVEAAIVEIVITAFLVAAIFAFIDDRNAFAPSKALFPLAVGILVAVIGGSFGTLTGFAMNPARDFGPKLFAALAGWGKVALPGPHGYFWVPIIAPIVGALIGGGAYDLFIRRFLPVDKSVTEVDSVQKGTDVSAEKGFSV; via the coding sequence GTGAACGGATTAAAAGGAGAGCTTACGGCAGAATTTATTGGGAGTTTTATTCTTATTTTTGTCGGCGCAGGATGTGTAGCTGGCTTTGTTTTAAATGGCGCGCAATATGGCATGTGGGAGATCTCAATCGTTTGGGGACTGGGTATCAGTATGGCTCTTTATCTGACAGCAGCCATTTCCGGAGCGCATATTAACCCGGCTGTTACGATTGCATTGGCGGTTTATCGCGAATTTCCCTTGGGAAAAGTGTTGCCTTACATCATGGCGCAAATCGCAGGCACCTTCACCGCCGCAGCTGTGGTTTATGGATTGTATCGCAACGGGTTTTTGCAATACGAAGCGACTAAGGGAATTGTCAGAGGAAGTGCGGAAAGCCAAGTCACCGCCAGCATATTTTCTACCTATCCCGCCCCCTACTTAAGCGTTGTGGAAGCCGCAATCGTGGAAATCGTGATCACCGCTTTTCTGGTTGCCGCCATATTTGCCTTTATTGACGATCGAAACGCATTTGCCCCGTCCAAAGCGTTGTTTCCCCTGGCGGTGGGGATCTTGGTAGCGGTGATCGGCGGTTCTTTTGGTACGCTGACCGGATTTGCCATGAATCCCGCTCGCGATTTTGGCCCCAAATTGTTTGCCGCATTAGCCGGCTGGGGGAAGGTGGCTCTGCCCGGGCCGCACGGATATTTTTGGGTTCCCATTATCGCGCCTATCGTGGGAGCCCTTATAGGGGGAGGGGCGTATGATCTTTTCATTCGCCGGTTTCTGCCTGTAGACAAATCTGTAACAGAAGTTGACAGCGTTCAGAAAGGGACGGATGTTTCTGCAGAAAAAGGATTTAGTGTTTAA